A window of Lusitaniella coriacea LEGE 07157 genomic DNA:
TTCTTAAAGTTCCCACTTATGTGACCTACGATCCTTACGAATTGAGTTTAGAGGTTCGTTCCTTGCAAGAAGATTGCTATCAGAGTCAAGCACCGGATTCTCATGGAAGATATTGGATTGAGGAGTTGGAACTGTTTTTGGGAATTTGGTATGGAGAACGTCTGGGGCAAACGATTAATTGGTTGCGTTGGTGGGATGGGGAGGGCAATTTGCTGCTTTGGAGTAGCGAACAAGTCGAACAGGAGCGACAACGCGCCGAACAAGAGCGACAGCGCGCCGAACAGGAGAAGAATAAAGCCGAGCGCCTTGCGGCCAAACTGCGCGAATTAGGGGTCGATCCTCAGCAGTTATAGCTCCCATTAGTTTTGGAGTTCCGATGAATGATTAAATTTTTCCGACTTGAATTATGTCTCAACGTCCGATTTACCTCGACTGTCATGCCACAACTCCCGTCGATAAACGGGTTCTAGAGGCGATGTTGCCCTATTTCACAGAATGCTTTGGCAACCCTTCCAGCATCGCTCACAGCTATGGTTGGGAAGCGGAGGCTGCTGTAAAGAAAGCGAGGGCAACCCTTGCAGAGGCGATTGGGAGTAAGCCTGAAGAAATTATTTTCACCAGTGGTGCGACAGAAGCAAATAATTTAGCCATTAAAGGGGTTGCAGAGGCGTATTTTTCTCAAGGACGGCACATGATTGCCGTACAAACAGAACATCGCGCGGTTCTCGACCCCTGTTTGTATTTACAGCAGTTGGGGTTTGAGGTAACGTTTTTGCCCGTTCAACCTGACGGGTTGCTCGATTTGGCGCAATTGGAGAAGGCGTTTCGTCCGGATACGATTTTAGTGTCGGTGATGGCGGCGAATAATGAAATTGGCGTGTTACAACCTATTGCGAAAATTGGGGAGATGTGTCGCCAACGGGGGGTTTTGTTTCATACCGATGCAGCGCAGGCAATTGGGAAAGTGACTCTAGATGTTGAGACAGCGAAGGTGGATTTGCTGTCTTTTACCGCTCACAAAATTTATGGCCCTAAAGGAATTGGTGCGCTGTACGCGCGCCGACGCAATCCGAGGGTGAAATTAGCTCCGCAAGTCCACGGTGGCGGACAGGAAAGGGGACTGCGTTCGGGAACGCTCTATCCCCCGCAAATTGTTGGTTTTGGGAAGGCGGTGGAGTTGGCGCTTGCTGAGATGGACTCTGAGGCGAAGCGGTTGCGTCGCTTGCGAGAGCGATTGTGGAAAACTTTACAAAACGTTGAAGGAATTCACCTCAACGGACATCCGAAGCAACGGTTGCCGGGAAATCTTAATGTCAGCGTGGAAGGGGTTGACGGTGCAGCATTGTTGTTGGGATTGCAGTCGGTTGTTGCGGTTTCTTCGGGTTCTGCTTGTTCTTCTACTGCAACAACGCCGTCTCACGTTTTAACGGCTCTCGGACGGGAGGAAACTTTAGCTTATGCTTCGATTCGCTTTGGGTTAGGACGCTTTACGACTCAGAAAGAAATTGATACAGTGGCGAAAAGCGCGATCGCGACAATTCAATCTCTTCGTCAAGCAGGGCAACCTCAAGCTTTTTCAATCCCCAAACCTTCTTAACCCATCCGATTCTCTTGGGATCTGCTAAAATCATAAATTATATTCAGGTTAAGATGACCTGGAGTATGAGTTTACACACAATGCTGCGAATCTTTAAAGTCCGCGCAATAGTCTTGCCGTTCGACCGCCATCGTTGCTGTTGAATTGTTTCATTGCACCGCAGTATTTGCCGCTCCAGCATCCGAATGCTGGAATTTTGCGAGATAGCATCATTAAAGCCTGTTGGACTGATTGGATGAGGAGCTACAGGCCTCATTTCAGAAAAACAGAAGATTCAAAGAAAATCTTTTTTTCGCTATCTCAAACAACCGAGGACATTTTGGCATCCGTTGAATGCCAATCCCTCGCCCCCCTAGCAGTTAGAGTTGTTTGCAAGGGTATTGTTTTCACC
This region includes:
- a CDS encoding cysteine desulfurase family protein, producing the protein MSQRPIYLDCHATTPVDKRVLEAMLPYFTECFGNPSSIAHSYGWEAEAAVKKARATLAEAIGSKPEEIIFTSGATEANNLAIKGVAEAYFSQGRHMIAVQTEHRAVLDPCLYLQQLGFEVTFLPVQPDGLLDLAQLEKAFRPDTILVSVMAANNEIGVLQPIAKIGEMCRQRGVLFHTDAAQAIGKVTLDVETAKVDLLSFTAHKIYGPKGIGALYARRRNPRVKLAPQVHGGGQERGLRSGTLYPPQIVGFGKAVELALAEMDSEAKRLRRLRERLWKTLQNVEGIHLNGHPKQRLPGNLNVSVEGVDGAALLLGLQSVVAVSSGSACSSTATTPSHVLTALGREETLAYASIRFGLGRFTTQKEIDTVAKSAIATIQSLRQAGQPQAFSIPKPS